From a single Lolium rigidum isolate FL_2022 chromosome 7, APGP_CSIRO_Lrig_0.1, whole genome shotgun sequence genomic region:
- the LOC124676202 gene encoding protein MHF1 homolog, protein MDPDVETLADDDVLGGDGGEAERLEAEAELLRNRLRLAVINIATTEGKKVGMEIADPVVACIADLAFKSAEQLAKDVELFAQHAGRKSIRMGDVILTAHRNEHLMGQLRTFCQDLKGKDPCTGKKRKKSSKKDDNVTEI, encoded by the exons ATGGACCCGGACGTGGAAACCCTCGCCGACGACGATGTACTCGGCGGGGACGGCGGCGAGGCAGAAAGACTTGAGGCGGAGGCCGAACTTCTCCGCAACCGCCTCAGGCTAGCCGTCATCAACATCGCGACCACCGAAG GAAAGAAGGTCGGCATGGAGATCGCGGATCCCGTCGTCGCTTGCATCGCCGACTTGGCCTTTAAGAGCGCAG AGCAGCTGGCTAAGGATGTGGAGCTGTTTGCCCAGCATGCTGGTCGTAAATCCATTAGGATGGGCGATGTTATCCTCACAG CGCACAGAAATGAGCATCTTATGGGCCAGTTGCGGACATTTTGTCAAGACCTGAAGGGAAAAGATCCCTGCACcgggaagaagagaaagaaatcatCCAAGAAGGATGATAACGTGACCGAAATCTGA